The segment CCAGCAAGGCTTCCACGGCATCCTGCTTGTGTTTGTAGGCGGCCATCATCAGCGCCGTATTGCCGTTCGCCGAACGGGCTTCGATGTCGATGCCGGGCGCGTCGAGCAGCACCTTGAAAACCCGGTCCGCATCGTCGCGCAAGGCCAGCACGAGGGGAATGTCGCCGCGCTGCGCGTCAGGCTGGTTGGGGTTCATGCCGTCAAGCAGCATGCTGCGCACGCCGCTGGCGTTGTTGACGGACACGGCGCGGAAGAATGCATCCGGTTCCGGCGCCGCCTGGCTGGTGGTGGCCCAGCACAGCAGCATCGCCAGCGCGAGTTTTTTCATCATGTTTTACCTTAAGAAATTATGGCAACTGATTGAATAATTTAAAGAAATTATCCGTCGTCTGCTGCGCCACCTGGGCCAGCGGGATACCCTTCAAGGTCGACAGGTATTCCGCCACGTGGGCCACGTAGCCGGGCTCGTTCATGCGGCCGCGGAACGGCACGGGCGCCAGGTACGGCGAATCCGTCTCGATGAGGATGCGCTCGAGCGGCACTTCCAGCGCCACGGCCTGCAAATCCTTGGCGCTCTTGAACGTGACGATGCCGGAAAACGAAATATAAAAACCCATGGCTATGGCGGCGCGCGCCACTTCCAGCGATTCCGTAAAGCAATGCATGACGCCGGCCACGCCGCCGTCCGACACGCCAGCACCCTCTTCGCGCATGATGCGTATGGTGTCTTCACTGGCCGCTCTTGTGTGAATAATCAAGGGCTTGCGCGTGATTCTTGAAGCTTTGATGTGAGTGCGAAAACGCTCGCGCTGCCACTCGAGGTCGCCCGTCAGGCGAAAATAATCGAGGCCCGTCTCGCCGATGGCGATGATCTTCGGGTGGTCGGCCAGCCGGACCAGGTCTTCCACGGACGGCTCGGGCGTGTCTTCGTAGTCGGGGTGCACGCCGACGGACGCAAAGATATGCGGATACTGCTCGGCCAGAGCCAGCACCTGTGGAAAGTCCGGCAAGTCGACGGACACGCACAGGGCGTGCGTCACCTTGTTCTCGGCCATCTTGGCGAGGATCTCGGGCATGCGAGCGGCCAGCTCGGGGAAATTGATATGGCAATGGGAATCGATATACATAAGGCGGGATTGTACCGGAGCACGGGAAAACTGGCAGGGGGGAAGGGCACCGCAGTGCCCTGGTGTTCACAGCTGCGACGCGGGGTGTTCCGCGAGCGGCACGAAGTTGCCGGTCGATTCGTCGAGCGCATCGAGGGAGCCGTTCTCGATGTCGTACACCCAGCCGTGCAGGGTCAGCCGGTGTTGCGCCATGGCCAGGGCCACGGAAGGATGGGTGCGCAGGTTATTGAGTTGCGCCACCACATTGGCGCGCACCATGCCGTCAATGCGCGACTGTTCCGTCGGATGGTCGACCGATTCGTTGATCATGCGCGCCGCGTCGGCATGGTGCAGCCAGCTGCGCACGGCCGGCATGTGGTCGAGGCAGGCGCAGGTGGCGATCGCCTTCATCGCGCCGCAATCGGAATGGCCGCAAATGACGATGTCGCTCACGTTCAAGGCGGACACGGCAAATTCGACCGTGGCGCTGACACCGCCCGGCTCCGGTCCGTATGACGGCACGATGTTGCCCGCGTTGCGGATCACGAAGAGTTCGCCCGGTTCGCGCTGCGTCACCAGTTCCGGCACCATGCGGCTGTCCGAGCAGGAAATGAACAGGGCCTTCGGGGTTTGTCCCGTGGCCAGGGTCTTGAACAACTCGCGGCGCTCAGGAAAAACCTCTTTTTGGAAGCGTAGGAATCCAGCAATAATGTCGCGCATAGTAAATAGGGATCGTTATCTGAGCCGATATTATCGCTGAATGACGCCTGGCTTGCCTACTGACCCTGTGGCGGCTGCCACAGCTCCACCTTGTTGCCCTCGGGATCGATGACCCAGCCGAACTGGCCGTATTCCGAATCGGGCGCCTTATCGAGTACCTCGCAGCCTTCGTCGCGCAAGGCTTGCAGCAGCGCGTCGAGATCATCGACCCGGTAATTGATCATGAACGGCGCCTTGCCGGGCAGGAATTGCTCGCTATCCCTGGCTGCCACCGACCAGATGGTGCTGCCTGCCGAGGGCTGGCCGTCCGCATCCGTCCAACTGAAGGCGGCGCCGCCCCAGGGCTGCACGTCCAGGCCCAGGTGGCGCTGGTACCAGGCGCGTAGCGCGGCCGGGTCTTGCGCCTGGAAAAAGATGCCGCCGATACCAGTGACTCGTTTCATGCACGCCTCCTTGCTGTCGATTGACTGACTGTAACACCAGGGACCGGGCGTAGCAAACGGACCCGTTCGGTAGGCAAGAACGTTATCAAGATGTATAGTGGCTTGCCGGTACGCAACCATGGGGTTGCGTGCGGATACACGGAGAGCGTTCATGCTGAAAGTTGTTGGTCCTTTGACACTGCTGGTCTGCCTGGTCTTGACAGGCCCTGCCCATGCGCAGGATAAACGCGACGCGCCCAAGGTTATCCCCGAGGCCGGCTTGTGCGCGCCCGTGTGTGCGTCGGCACGCCAGGAATGCCGTGCGCAAGTGCAGCAAGCAACGGAAGACGATACCAGCCCCATGCTGACGATGAAGCCAAGCAGCAATCCCTACGCTGCCGCGAGCAGGGAAACGGGAGCCCAGTCGCAGCAGTTGCAACCGACGCAAGCCCAGGCCTTCCGTGCCCGGCGCGCCGAACGCCAGCAAGCCTGTGAAGTGCAATACCGCAGTTGCACGCGCGCCTGCGGTTAAGTCATTCCAATCGGCTCAAGAACCGCATAATCTGGATTAACTTGATAACGCAAGCGCTTGATTTTATTGGCAACTTGAAGCGTAATCGAGCAGCATATCTTCCAGGAACAGCTTGGGCGACAAGGGGTGCTCGGCAATTGCCCGGCGCTCGTTCGCTGCCTTGATGGCGGCCATCAGACGGCTCACGTTGATGCGTCCTGCCAAGGCTTCCAGTTCGCGCCGGTGGCGCGGGTAGTAGCGGATGGTGCCCGACAGCTTGACGGAAAACACGTCGTACAGCCAGCGCTGCAGCGATGCCACCAGCGGCGCCAGCGGCGCCTTCTGCAATTTGTCCGCCGCCTTCAGGGCCGCTTCCACGCCGGGATTGGCCAGCACCTGCAGCAATTGTTCCGTTTCCTCGCGGCCGCCCGATTCGGACTGGGCCAGCGCGGCCAGCGGCGCGCCGCCCTGCTCGCGCAGCCAGCTGTCCGCATCGTTCAAGCCTTGCTGCTTGAGCCAAGTCAAGGCTTGCTCGTGGCTAGGCATGGGCAAGGCAAATTTGCGGCAGCGCGACAAGATGGTTGGCAGCAAGCGGTCCAGGCTGTTCGAGGCCAGCAGGAACAAGGTGCCCGGCGGCGGCTCTTCCAGGGTTTTCAGCAAGGCGTTCGACGCGGGCGTATTGAGCGCCTCGGCCGGATACAGCACCACCACGCGCAAGCCCTGGCGGTGCGTGGAAATGTTCATGAAGTCGGCCAGGTTGCGGATCTGCTCGATCTTGATGTCTTTCGACGGCGTCTTGGTCTTGGCGCTTTTCTTGGCACCTTCGCCCTCTTCGCCCTCGTCGGCCACCTCGTCTTCCAGCGCTTCCGGACGGACCCGGCGGTAATCGGGATGGTTGCCCTGGCTAAACCAGCCGCACGAGGCGCAAGCGCCGCAGGCATGGCCGTCGGCGCGCACGTCTTCGCACAGCAGCGCTTGCGCAAAATGCTCGATGAAGTCGGCCTTGCCGATGCCCTGCGCGCCATGGAACAAAATGGCGTGCGGCATGCGCGGGCGCAAGGCTTGCAATTGCTGCCAGGCGTCCTGTTGCCATGGATAGAGAGAACTGGTCATTTTATTCTTTGTAAATCAGCATGTTGCGACGCTTTGTTCGAGCAAAATATCAAGCAGCTGCGCGAGCCGTACCTGGATATCGGCAATGCTTTGCGTGGAATCAATGATGCGGAAGCGTTCCGGGAACTGGGCCGCGCGGCGCAGATACTCGTTGCGCGTGGCGGCAAAGAAATCCGACCGCTCCTGCTCGAACTTGTCGAGCGCGCGCGTCGCGTCCAGGCGGGCGCGGGCAACTTCCAGCGGCACGTCGAACAGGAAGGTCAGGTCCGGCTGCAAGTGCGGGTGCACCCATGCCTCCAGCGCTTCCATCTTGCCCAGGTCCATGCCACGGCCGCCGCCCTGGTAGGCGAAGCTGGCATCGCTAAAGCGGTCGGAAATGACCCACTCGCCCCGCGCCAAAGCGGGCGCGATGACTTGGGCGATGTGTTCGCGGCGGCTGGCGAACATCAGCAAGGCTTCCGTTTCCAGATGCATTTTTTCATGCAGCAGCAATTCGCGCAGCTTTTCACCCAGGCTGGTACCGCCCGGTTCGCGCGACGAGACGAGGCTCACGCCCCGCTGCTGCAGGTAGTCGGTGACAAAGCCGATATGCGTGGACTTGCCCGCGCCATCGATGCCTTCGAAGGTGATGAAACGCGGTTGATAGTGTTGAGTCATGAAACTTCTTGTTCTCTGATGATGGGTTAACGCTGATACTGGTTCACGGCGCGGTTATGGTCGGGCAAGTTGGCCGAGAACTGGCTGGTGCCGTCGCCGCGCGCCACGAAATACAGTGCCTGCGTGCGGGCCGGCGCCAGCGCCGCCGTCAGCGATTGCGCGCCGGCCAGGGCGATCGGCGTGGGCGGCAGGCCACCGCGCGTGTAGGTATTGTACGGGGTGTCCGCTTCCAGGTCGCGTTTGCGGATCTTGCCCTGGTAATTGTCGCCCATGCCATAGATCACGGTGGGGTCCGTCTGCAGCAGCATGCCCGTCTTCAGGCGGTTGACGAAGACGCCGGCGATCATGGCGCGCTCGGACTTTTGTCCCGTTTCCTTTTCCACAATGGAAGCCATGATCAGCGCCTCGTACGGATTTTTATATGGCAAGGCCGGATCGCGCTTGTCCCACGCTTCGGACAGGCGGCCGATCATGGCCGCGTGCGCCTGCTTGAAAATCTGCATTTCGCTGGCGCCCTTGGCGAACAGATACGTGTCCGGGAAGAACAGGCCTTCCGGCAGCACGTATTCCGGACTGATCTTCGCCATCAGTTCCTTGTCGGACAGGCCCACGGTATCGTGCTTGAGGCCGGGGTGATTCGCCATCGCCAGGCGCATCTGCTTGAACGTCCAGCCTTCGATGATGGTCAGCGACTCTTGCGCGAACTCGCCGCGCGCCAGCTGGGTGATCAGGCGCTGCGGCGTCGTGCCCGGTTTCAGCTCGTAGGAGCCGGCCTTGATCTTCGAGGTCTTGCCTTCGATGCGCGCCAGCATGTTGAACAGGATGGGCACGATGGGCACGCCCGCGTCCGCGATCTGCTGGCCGGCCGCATGCGCGCCGCTGCCCGGGCTGATCGTAAACGGAATCGCTTCGCCTTCCGTCGTGATGGGCTGCTGCGCCCAGTACACAAAAGTGCCGCCCACGCCGATGGCGGCGATGACTGAACTGACTACAAGTTTTTTAAAGAAAGCCATTGTTCCGATTCTTGTGATGCGCTCGTTGGCGGGCAACGCACGCTTGTTATGATCGTTCATTTGTGAATCAAGTGCGCGCAAAGCGGCGCCAACACTGGCAATCTCGCCGCTGCCGACGCAATTTGCGCGACATCACTATAATGAACCCGTAATGATAATGCTTAATCGCTGATCTAATGGAAATTATGAATAACTGGAATCAATTTTTAACCGCACAAGGCGCCCGTCCCGCCGCCACCGATGGCGCGCCTGACGGCACCGCCCCCATCGCCGCCGCCCCTATCCATGATTTCGGCCAGTCCCTGACAGTGCCCCAGCTGCAGGACGGTTTTGTCGCGGCCATCACGGACCAGGGCTTGATCGGCTTGACCGGCGACGATGCAGCCAGTTTCCTGCACGGCCAGCTGACCAACGACGTGGAGCACCTGAACCAGGAGCAAGTGCGCCTGGCCGGCTACTGCACGCCGAAGGGGCGCCTGCTGGCCAGTTTCCTGATGTGGCGCAACGCCACCACCATTTATCTGCAATTGCCGCGCGCCATACAGCCGGCGATTCAGAAGCGGCTGCAAATGTTCGTGCTGCGCGCCAAGGCCAAGCTGCACGATGCCTCTGCCGATGAGCCCAATCAAGTTGTCCTGGGCCTCGGCGGCCAAAAGGCCAGCGCGGCCCTGTCCGCCTGGTTCCCGGCGCTGCCCGCCACGCCGTTCAGCAAGCTGGACCACGCGCTGGGTACCCTGCTGCGCGTGGCCGATGCGTTCGGCGGCGCCCGCTATCAATGGCTGACGTCGGCCGCCACGGCGCAGAACGTGTGGCCGCAGTTGGCCGAAACTCTCGCCCAGGGCGGCAATGACGCCTGGCAATTGTCGGAAATCCACGCGGGCATCCCGCAGATCACGGCCGCCACGCAAGAGCAGTTCGTGCCGCAGATGGTCAACTTCGAGCTGCTGGGCGGCGTCAATTTCAAGAAAGGCTGCTACCCGGGCCAGGAAATCGTCGCGCGCAGCCAGTACTTGGGCAAGCTCAAACGCCGCACCACCCTCGTCAGCATTGCCGATCCCTCGGTGGTGGCCGGCGGCGAACTGTTCGCCGTCAGCGATCCCGACCAGCCTTGCGGCATGGTCGTCAACGCCGCACCGAACGGTGTGGGCGGCATCGACGCCCTCGTTGAAATGAAACTGGGGGCGATCGAAGAAGGTTCAAGCGCCGCCGGCGCCGTGCGCTACGGCTCGGCCCAGGGCGCTGCCGTGCAGTTCCTGCCCATGCCTTACGTGCTCGACGCACTCGACTTGTGAGAATGCCATGAAAGATCTGTACGTTTACTATCAGGTAAAAGAAGAGCACGCCCAGGCGCTGGAAGCCCGGGTCCGCGCCATGCAGGCGAAACTGGCGGCCGCGTCCGGCGTGGCGCCGCAACTGAAGCGCCGTCCTGACAGCAAGGATGGCTTGCAGACGTGGATGGAAATCTACCCCGTCGTCGGCGAAGGTTTTACGGAGCTGCTGGCCGACGCATCCGATGAAGCGGGCTTGCTGTCCCTGACGGCGGGCGCGCGCCATACGGAAGTGTTCATGGATTTGCCCCCATGTGCCTGATCGTTTTTGCCTGGAAAGTCAATCCGCACATCCCGCTGATTGCCGCCGCCAACCGCGATGAATTCTATGAACGCGCCAGCGCCCCCGCCGGCGCCTGGCCCGAGCACCCGCAAGTGTATGCGGGCCGCGACCTGCAGGCGGGCGGCAGCTGGATGGGCATCACCCAGTCCGGCGGCGGCAGCTCGCGCTTTGCCGCCATCACGAATATCCGCAGCCCGCAAGACCGCAACCCGGACGCTCCCTCGCGCGGCGCCCTGGTGGCCGACTATTTGGCTGGCAACATGTCGCCGCAAGACTACATCGCGCAAATCCGCCCCGGCTGCAAAGCCTACAACGGTTTCAATCTGGTGCTCGGTGACGCGGACACCCTGATCTGGTTTTCCAACCGGGGCGATGGCGATGCGCGCAACGGCCAGCCATTGGAGCCCGGCATCTACGGCCTGTCGAACGCCCTGCTCGACGCACCGTGGCCGAAGGTCTTGAAGACCAAGGCCCAGTTCGCCAGCCTGCTGTGCCAGGGCGCGCCCGACGAAGCGTATTTCGACATGCTGGCCGACACCACGCGCGCACCCGACTTCCGCTTGCCGGACACCGGCGTGCCGCTCGACCTCGAGCGCGTGCTGTCCGCCGTCTGCATCGAAACGCCGGGCTACGGCACGCGCACGTCCACCGTCGTCAAACTGTTCCAGGATTCTCCCGGGGAATTGCATGAGCTGGTGATACAGTAGGTCGGGGTAGGTCGGGTTAGCGCGCAAGCGCGTAAGCCGACAACACCACCACACTCAACCGGCATCACCGCCGTCCCCGATGTCGGATTACGCGCCCCTGCGGCGCGCTAATCCGACCTACGCAAGCTTCGCCTCGCTTCATCCAACACCCACGCCACATCCGCTCGCACAAAAAAGAAAGCGCTTGCGCAAGCGCTTTCTTTTGTTTACGATAGATTCAAACGCGGCGACACAGCCGCATCCAATCGCAGCACACAATAATAAAAAAACCATCAGGAGACACCATGGCCACCATGGAAGATGTAGCGCGGGCGGCGGACGTATCGCTGTCGACCGTTTCGCATGTACTCAACGGCACCCGCAAGGTCAGCCCGAAAACCGTCGCCGCAGTCAATGCGGCCATGCAGCAGATCGGCTACGTGCCGAACATGCTGGCGCGCGCCCTGGCCGGCTCTTCGTCGGGCACCATCGGCGTGGCCATTTCCGCCTTCACCAATCATTACTTCAGCGAAACCGTGCGCGCCATCGAGGCCGCTTGCACGCGCCATGGCCTGATGATGCTGTTTTCCGATACGCACGACGATCCCGAACAGGAATTGAAAGTCGTGCAGAACTTGCACCAGCGCCGCGTCGACGGCATCGTGCTGGCACCGTCCGGCGATCCGCACCACCGCACGCTCGACTATTTGACCAGTAACAAGATCGCTTCCGTGCTGGTCGACCGCATGTCGCCGCAGGCCTTCGACCAGGTGGGCGTGGAAAACATCGAAGCGACGGCCGAGCTAGTCAGCCATTTGATCACCGTCCACGGCCACCGCCGCATCGGCTTCATCGCGGGCGCGCCCGGCCTGTCCACGACGGACGAGCGTATCGCAGGCTACCGCCTGGCCTTGCAGCGCGCCAATATCGTTTTCGATCCCGAGCTGCTGCGCTCGGGCGACTCCAACCTCGAGCGCAGCGGCACGGCCACGCGCGAATTGCTGGCCCTGCCCGCCGGACAGCGTCCCACGGCCATCGTGGCCGGCAATAACCTGATGACCATCGGCACCATGCACGCATTGCGCGATGCGCACATTGCGGTGCCGCAAGACGTGTCCCTGGCCGGCTTCGATGATTTCGACTGGGCCGATTACTTCAGCCCCCGTTTGACCGTGATGGCGCAGCCGCTCGAAGAGCTGGGCGCCATGGCCGTCGACCTCTTGATCGACCGCATCGCCAATCCGGGCCGCACCCGGCACGTGCAGCGCTTGTCGCCGACCCTGCGCGTGCGCAATTCCTGCGGCTGCCCCTGACCTTTTACAGTACATCAACATGCATCCAGCCATTTCCCTCGGTATCGACCTCGGTACCTCCGAACTGAAAACCGTGCTGATGGACAGCGCGGGCACCGTGCGCGGCCAGGCGTCCGTACGCGTCGACACCAGCCGCCCGCAGCCGGGCTGGTCCGAACAAGCGCCGCAGGACTGGTGGGCCGCCTGCGTCAACGCCCTGGCCCAGCTGCGCGCCGGCTGGCCACAGGAATATGCGCAGATCGCCTGCATCGGCCTGTCGGGCCAGATGCATGGCGCCGTACTGCTCGACAACAACGACAACGTGATCCGTCCCGCCATCCTGTGGAACGATGCGCGCGCCGAAGCCGAAGCGGCTGCCATGGCGCGCGACTATCCCGCGTATGCGGACGTGACGGGCAGCCTGCCCATGGCGGGATTGACGGCGCCGAAACTGCTGTGGCTGCAAACGCACGAGCCTGACGCTTTCAATGCCATCGCCTGCCTGCTGTCGCCCAAGGATTACCTGCGCCTGCAATTGACTGGCAACAAGGTCACCGACATGTCCGACGCGGCCGGCACCCTGTGGCTGGACGAGGCCAAGCGTGCCTGGTTCGCCCCCATGCTGGCCGCCTGCGGCCTGGCGCCGGAACAGATGCCGGCCTTGGCCGAAGGCGATGCCGCCACGGGCATGGTGCTGGCCGCCGTCGCGGACAAGCTGGGCTTGCCGGCGGACGTGGTGGTGGCGGCCGGCGGCGGCGACAACCCCGTCTCGGCCGTGGGCATCGGCGCTGTCAACGGCGGCGACAGTTTCATTTCGCTGGGCACCAGCGCCGCCATCGTTTCCGTCACGGAACAGCCTTTGGGCAACCCGGCCGGCGGCGTACACAGCTTTTGCCACGCCCTGCCCGGCCGCTGGTATGCGATGGGCGCGATCCTGTCGGGCGCCAGCTGTTTGCGCTGGGCCACGGGCGTGCTGGGCCAGCCAGACGAGGCAGCCCTGCTGGCGCTGGTGGAAAGCGCCCTGCCCCTCGACGCCCCCATCGCGCCGTCCGCCCCCCTGTTTCTGCCCTATCTGTCGGGCGAGCGCACGCCGCACAACGACCCGCAAGTGCGCGGCGCCTTCCTGCAACTAGGCCACGACAGCACGCCGGCGCAGCTCGGCTACGCCGTGCTCGAAGGCGTGGCCTTTGCCTTGCGCGACGCCATGGCGGCCGTCACGTCGACGGGCGCCGTCGTTCCCCACTGCATGCTGGTGGGCGGCGGCGCGCGCAGCCAGTACTGGGCGCAATTGCTGGCCAATGTGCTGGGCCGCGAAATGCGCACCTTGCACAACAGCGAGCTGTCGGCCAGCCTGGGCGCGGCCAAGCTGGGCTTTGCCGCCTTCGGCCAGC is part of the Janthinobacterium sp. 67 genome and harbors:
- a CDS encoding ankyrin repeat domain-containing protein, with the protein product MMKKLALAMLLCWATTSQAAPEPDAFFRAVSVNNASGVRSMLLDGMNPNQPDAQRGDIPLVLALRDDADRVFKVLLDAPGIDIEARSANGNTALMMAAYKHKQDAVEALLAKGAKVNQSGWTALHYAASAGDLPIMKILLDREATVDARAPASITPLMFAAREGQEGAVKLLLSWGADASLKSDHGWTAAQFAQAGDKPGVVAIIEAAQKARAARK
- a CDS encoding TatD family hydrolase, with the translated sequence MYIDSHCHINFPELAARMPEILAKMAENKVTHALCVSVDLPDFPQVLALAEQYPHIFASVGVHPDYEDTPEPSVEDLVRLADHPKIIAIGETGLDYFRLTGDLEWQRERFRTHIKASRITRKPLIIHTRAASEDTIRIMREEGAGVSDGGVAGVMHCFTESLEVARAAIAMGFYISFSGIVTFKSAKDLQAVALEVPLERILIETDSPYLAPVPFRGRMNEPGYVAHVAEYLSTLKGIPLAQVAQQTTDNFFKLFNQLP
- a CDS encoding carbonic anhydrase, coding for MRDIIAGFLRFQKEVFPERRELFKTLATGQTPKALFISCSDSRMVPELVTQREPGELFVIRNAGNIVPSYGPEPGGVSATVEFAVSALNVSDIVICGHSDCGAMKAIATCACLDHMPAVRSWLHHADAARMINESVDHPTEQSRIDGMVRANVVAQLNNLRTHPSVALAMAQHRLTLHGWVYDIENGSLDALDESTGNFVPLAEHPASQL
- a CDS encoding VOC family protein, which translates into the protein MKRVTGIGGIFFQAQDPAALRAWYQRHLGLDVQPWGGAAFSWTDADGQPSAGSTIWSVAARDSEQFLPGKAPFMINYRVDDLDALLQALRDEGCEVLDKAPDSEYGQFGWVIDPEGNKVELWQPPQGQ
- a CDS encoding DNA polymerase III subunit delta', with the translated sequence MTSSLYPWQQDAWQQLQALRPRMPHAILFHGAQGIGKADFIEHFAQALLCEDVRADGHACGACASCGWFSQGNHPDYRRVRPEALEDEVADEGEEGEGAKKSAKTKTPSKDIKIEQIRNLADFMNISTHRQGLRVVVLYPAEALNTPASNALLKTLEEPPPGTLFLLASNSLDRLLPTILSRCRKFALPMPSHEQALTWLKQQGLNDADSWLREQGGAPLAALAQSESGGREETEQLLQVLANPGVEAALKAADKLQKAPLAPLVASLQRWLYDVFSVKLSGTIRYYPRHRRELEALAGRINVSRLMAAIKAANERRAIAEHPLSPKLFLEDMLLDYASSCQ
- the tmk gene encoding dTMP kinase; this translates as MTQHYQPRFITFEGIDGAGKSTHIGFVTDYLQQRGVSLVSSREPGGTSLGEKLRELLLHEKMHLETEALLMFASRREHIAQVIAPALARGEWVISDRFSDASFAYQGGGRGMDLGKMEALEAWVHPHLQPDLTFLFDVPLEVARARLDATRALDKFEQERSDFFAATRNEYLRRAAQFPERFRIIDSTQSIADIQVRLAQLLDILLEQSVATC
- the mltG gene encoding endolytic transglycosylase MltG encodes the protein MAFFKKLVVSSVIAAIGVGGTFVYWAQQPITTEGEAIPFTISPGSGAHAAGQQIADAGVPIVPILFNMLARIEGKTSKIKAGSYELKPGTTPQRLITQLARGEFAQESLTIIEGWTFKQMRLAMANHPGLKHDTVGLSDKELMAKISPEYVLPEGLFFPDTYLFAKGASEMQIFKQAHAAMIGRLSEAWDKRDPALPYKNPYEALIMASIVEKETGQKSERAMIAGVFVNRLKTGMLLQTDPTVIYGMGDNYQGKIRKRDLEADTPYNTYTRGGLPPTPIALAGAQSLTAALAPARTQALYFVARGDGTSQFSANLPDHNRAVNQYQR
- the ygfZ gene encoding CAF17-like 4Fe-4S cluster assembly/insertion protein YgfZ, producing the protein MEIMNNWNQFLTAQGARPAATDGAPDGTAPIAAAPIHDFGQSLTVPQLQDGFVAAITDQGLIGLTGDDAASFLHGQLTNDVEHLNQEQVRLAGYCTPKGRLLASFLMWRNATTIYLQLPRAIQPAIQKRLQMFVLRAKAKLHDASADEPNQVVLGLGGQKASAALSAWFPALPATPFSKLDHALGTLLRVADAFGGARYQWLTSAATAQNVWPQLAETLAQGGNDAWQLSEIHAGIPQITAATQEQFVPQMVNFELLGGVNFKKGCYPGQEIVARSQYLGKLKRRTTLVSIADPSVVAGGELFAVSDPDQPCGMVVNAAPNGVGGIDALVEMKLGAIEEGSSAAGAVRYGSAQGAAVQFLPMPYVLDALDL
- a CDS encoding DUF4936 family protein, with product MKDLYVYYQVKEEHAQALEARVRAMQAKLAAASGVAPQLKRRPDSKDGLQTWMEIYPVVGEGFTELLADASDEAGLLSLTAGARHTEVFMDLPPCA
- a CDS encoding NRDE family protein; amino-acid sequence: MCLIVFAWKVNPHIPLIAAANRDEFYERASAPAGAWPEHPQVYAGRDLQAGGSWMGITQSGGGSSRFAAITNIRSPQDRNPDAPSRGALVADYLAGNMSPQDYIAQIRPGCKAYNGFNLVLGDADTLIWFSNRGDGDARNGQPLEPGIYGLSNALLDAPWPKVLKTKAQFASLLCQGAPDEAYFDMLADTTRAPDFRLPDTGVPLDLERVLSAVCIETPGYGTRTSTVVKLFQDSPGELHELVIQ
- a CDS encoding LacI family DNA-binding transcriptional regulator; this encodes MATMEDVARAADVSLSTVSHVLNGTRKVSPKTVAAVNAAMQQIGYVPNMLARALAGSSSGTIGVAISAFTNHYFSETVRAIEAACTRHGLMMLFSDTHDDPEQELKVVQNLHQRRVDGIVLAPSGDPHHRTLDYLTSNKIASVLVDRMSPQAFDQVGVENIEATAELVSHLITVHGHRRIGFIAGAPGLSTTDERIAGYRLALQRANIVFDPELLRSGDSNLERSGTATRELLALPAGQRPTAIVAGNNLMTIGTMHALRDAHIAVPQDVSLAGFDDFDWADYFSPRLTVMAQPLEELGAMAVDLLIDRIANPGRTRHVQRLSPTLRVRNSCGCP
- the xylB gene encoding xylulokinase — encoded protein: MSLGIDLGTSELKTVLMDSAGTVRGQASVRVDTSRPQPGWSEQAPQDWWAACVNALAQLRAGWPQEYAQIACIGLSGQMHGAVLLDNNDNVIRPAILWNDARAEAEAAAMARDYPAYADVTGSLPMAGLTAPKLLWLQTHEPDAFNAIACLLSPKDYLRLQLTGNKVTDMSDAAGTLWLDEAKRAWFAPMLAACGLAPEQMPALAEGDAATGMVLAAVADKLGLPADVVVAAGGGDNPVSAVGIGAVNGGDSFISLGTSAAIVSVTEQPLGNPAGGVHSFCHALPGRWYAMGAILSGASCLRWATGVLGQPDEAALLALVESALPLDAPIAPSAPLFLPYLSGERTPHNDPQVRGAFLQLGHDSTPAQLGYAVLEGVAFALRDAMAAVTSTGAVVPHCMLVGGGARSQYWAQLLANVLGREMRTLHNSELSASLGAAKLGFAAFGQRQLLATSLPIKNTFLPDAAHSAALSVRYGRYRSLFPAVQALHQLSKG